From the Scyliorhinus canicula chromosome 4, sScyCan1.1, whole genome shotgun sequence genome, the window gcatcatcgtGCCGCCCTGTGTTTGCTATTTTTGGCCCCGTGAAATGTATTTAATTTCACACTGCCTGCTGTCTTACAAAAATAAGAAAACCATACTTTGCTGCTTTCCTCGTACTCTGAAAATCATTGAAGCGTGATCGTTTGAAACTCTGCCAGATAGGAAAGCATGGGATGAAAAAAAGAGACCATTTCAGCTCTTTGGTATCATTATTTCCATAATTCAATCCACTATTTAACCTCCTCCTTACAACCATGTAAATTAGGGAAAAAACTCCAGAATGCCTGTGTAACCTGTTCATGTTAGATGGGGTGCTTGTATAACTTCAGCAGTACACGTATCTTTATGTTGCACGCAGCATTTAATTACCTTCTGCTGTACTTATAACTCACAAATCACAAATCAATTCCTAACAATCTATTCATCTAATTCTCTCTTTGATAATGCCATTGTCTATTCCAATAAGCTGGTGATGGGTGAAATAATTCTAATCTTGCCTGGGACTTGTTATGTTTTCTACTCATCCTCTAAATTTATACCAGAAATCTAAGTTAAAGAACCAGCTTGTGCCAACAGTATCGATTCCACTCAACATTCTAAGACCTCGGCGCATGTTCTCTCAAACTTTTTTTTGCCTAATGAATATAAGATTGGATTTCTATGTGTCTTCCTAGGGCTCTAATTCCGAAAATCATTGTTGCTCTCCTGTAAACCTCCAACACATCAGTGTCCTATTAAAGATCGGTGCATTGATCTGAACACAATTTTTAAAGTATGACTTTACcaatgttccaattaaacaaggTGACAGTAGCACAATTATAcccagttttaaaattctcatgtaGCTTTCAAAAACCCTACATGCTCTCACCCCTCCCTTTCCTTGTGACCCACTCAATTTCCACAGTCCTCCAAAAAGCTGCACTCTGCTAATCCTGGACACCTGAGCATCCCTGATGTTAATCACTCCACCTCTGGTGGTTCTACCTTTAGCTGCCTCTGGGCCCCAGCCtatagaattccctccctaaacctctctgcctctctactcCTCTTTTCTCTttgaagatgctccttaaaatcaaccttttgaccaaggttttggtcaGCTGTTCTGACGTCTCCTTaagtggtttgtgtcaaaaattgTTCGACAATGCCTAAATGGGGCCGCACAGTaaaacagtgggtagcactgttgcttcacagctccagggtcctaggttcaattcccggcatcGGTTACTGTATGGGAGACACTTGGGgagacacgttctccctgtgtctgtgtgggtttcctccaggtgctccgctttcctcccacaagtcccgaaagacgtgctgttatgcaatttggacattctgaattctccctctacccggccaggcgccggaatgtggcgacgaggggcttttcacagtaacttcattgcagtgtgcctacaagtaagcctacttgtaacaataaagattattaataatatTATTATATCCATTCAAAGTTCCATTCAAATACAAGGGCCGGATTCACCTTTCCAGCCGGCAGCGCAGCCCCACCTGCGGGTTACCTGGCggcatggagtggcttcaatgtaaATCCCATTTTCAAGCAGTGGGAAGACAGAATCTCACTGCCAGCGAACAGTGGGCCACCACGAAACACACggctggaggaccggagaatccagcctgagttATTTTTGTGATGAGATGTTTGGTGCCAATGATTTATATAACTAGTAACATCTTTTGTTCCTTCAGGTATGTTTTCAGTGGTTGAGCTGAAATATTTTGGAGACCAAAGAGCTACATTTAAAATCTTGAAACCATGGTGGGATGTTTTCACAGATTATTTAACTATTCTGATGCTAATGGTAGCAGTTTTTGGAGGGACATTACAGGTAACACATTGTTTGGATTCACAAGTATGTATATAATATGGATGCATTCACGCTGCTCTGATTTATCTGGTTTATGAAGTGTCCATTTGAACCAAATTGTTTTTGTAATGATGTTCAATGTAATGCTGTTTCAGAGATAAAGTAGATTTTCTCATGGTTTGCATAGATTTCAAGGAACAGAGGGGTTCAAACCCTCTAAACTCTGGAACAAGTAATGTGGCATTCTGCTATCATCATTGTAAACCAAATTATTATGACTAATGTAGCTACACTTTCTAATCACAAgtaatttaaataaatatttggaCTAGGTAATATACCTGTCCACTTTCATGAAACATACACTAATTTTTATATATTTGGTTTGGATGCTTATCCTTGTCTAGTTTACTTGATTACCTGAATAAATTACTTCTAGCAACATTTTCATGTGGGGTTGAACGCTTGAAAATGTAAAtaagctggggcagcacggtggcgcagtggttggcattgctgcctcacggcgccgaggtccaaggttcgatcccagctctgggtcactttccgtgtggagtttgcaccatgtttgcgtgggtttcgcccccacaacccaaagatgtgcagggtaggtggattggccacgctaaattatcccttaattggaaaaaatgaattgggtacattaaatttataaaaaaaagaaaatgtaaagAAGATCAATCTTTTTTTAGTTCAAAACATAAAACATGGGTGAAATAAAGGAAATCTGAACTCTTGGGTTCAGTTCCaactttattactttgtataatcTATAAATTGATATTACCCATATATGGTTTCAATAATATGTAACATATTAATTAACATATTAATTAAAAATAACAGCAGTTGCATTTATTTATAGACTACTTAAATACTGTCATTTGAGGTTAAAATTGTCACATAATTCATAAAATGATAGCAATGCATACTGggcacaaaagcagaaaatactggacaatctgagcaggtctgacagcatctgtggagagatgctgccagacctgctgagattgtccagtattttctgcttttgtttcagatactGGAAGCAGTTAGATTGATTTAGATTGCTACCATGTATACTGTGGGCACAATCTacctgaatggaaacagagtcccatagtgCGTGATTAGCCGGCTGTTTCCCGGCACTTGGAGTGCCGAGAAGTACCACACTATCAAAGGCCAGTCAGATAGatcgggggcctcagtggggaacacccAACGAGGCCGCACTTAGGCCTGCTTTctgcatattttttttttaatttagaaaacccaattaattttttccaattaaggggcagtttagcgtggtcaatccatctaccctgcacatctttgggttgtgggggcgaaacccacgcaaacacgggacgaatgtgcaaacggacagtgacccagggcggggatcgaacctgggacctcggcgccgtgaggcagcagtgctaacccactgcaccaccgtgctgccctggcctgcattctgcactgaggagctctgcccgGTGGAACTCTTCAATGCAGGGAGAGtgcggggtgccatttaaaaatggcgtcccgatctctcgacaTCCTGATTCatccctaaccctcaccctccaaCCATTGTCCCCCGGCATCTGTGCAGGGCACCCATGGCCTGTCctgcaaaaatgccagcttggcaccacccctggcagtgccacctgggtaccttggtagtgccaggctagcattcaggtggcattgtcaaggtgcccaggtgacaccagcagtgacAGGGTATCACCCTGCTCAGAGGCAAGCACCTGGAAacatccgatcccctgggagacccctacGAGTatcattctgtctggtcccatttgtggggaccagcatctAATGGCGTTCACCTGAGGTCCCACGCCTTGGATAGATCTCGGGAATGCATATTCCAGTGAGAATTGCTGtcttactctaatatgcagatttactagAAAGTGACCCTGCACACAATCTAACGCGATCCCACGAGGCGTGGCAAGCCAGGTTgttcctggaagagggatctacCGGCATCCACCGACCTTCTTCAAAATAACAACCATTTGTTTGCCATAAACTCATCCACAGATTTACTAATCTAATGAACTCCCACTTTACCTGCAGAGTGataaaaattaaacaaaactaaattatagggaagcacggtggcacagtggttagaacagctgcctcacagcgtcaaggtcccaggttcgatcctggctctgggtcactgtccgtgtttgcttgggtttcgcccccataacccaaaagatgtgcagggtaggtggattggccacgctaaattgccccataattggaaaaaattaattgggtactctaaattttttaaaaaattaaatgatcACTCTTTTATCTCTTGTAGCCACCCACACATACAAAGATGTTAGCGAACTGACAGCATAGAAGCTGTTGACCATACTCCACTTCTTTAACAATAATTCTGAAGCACTGCATTTTACTTTTGAGGTGGTTTCCTTCCCAGCCCTCCATGTACCATACACTGGGCAATGCGCCTTTTTTCTTTCATATTTTTCCTCCATTTCCAGActtgtgcagacacaatgggtcaaatagccttctgcgctgtaagaattttgtaattCTGTGATTTCAGCAGCATCCACAATACTTTATTAtctataaagcactttggaatgtcctgagtTCATGAATGATGCCAAAGAAACATAAGCCTGCTCTCTCTTCAttctttttttcatttaattAACGCAGCTCTCAGTAATCGGTTACACAACGTACTGTTCAACTGTTACATGTTACATGTTACCCATTGTATTGGAACAGACTAGGGGCATGTTTGAGGCCACCAAGCTGTACTCTGTTGATGTTCGCCATGGCCATACCCTGGGCTTTCCTTTCCCTTGGTACCCTTTGGTTCCTCTGCCCTACTTTCCCTGTACTCTGTGTGatgtttcccctcccccttttccttcccccccctcttttTCTTTTGTCTGTTTTGCTGTCCCCCCTCCCTTATTGATTGCTGATCACAAACAGGTCTTCAAACAGGTTGGTAAATTGTTTTTATGTGTTGCAGAAGCCTTCCTCTGATCCTCTCATGGCAAATTTTGTCTTTTCCAATTTGAAGAAATCTGCTAAGTTGGACAGCGACCttgtgtggtgctgctgatctccagccgaGCAGAAGTGTCCGGTGggaaatcagggaggcaaaggcaagggtggctTCCCCTCGCCCTGtaaagagatctggctgttccgCTACCCCAAAGACAGTCCATTAGTGGCATGGCTCCATCCTGacccccacaactttggacatggcctcggatcagtctgggacatgaccagaacatgtggatgtgattggccgggcctccctggcctcattcacttttgtcttccacctccgggaagaacccgctcaggcaccctgtgcagtacctttagctgtgttaggctcagccctgcacataaggaggtggagttcaccccaAGCAGTGCTTCTATCGAGAGTCCTCTCCCTACCACTatgcccaactcctcttcccacttgtccCGTGTCTCGTCCAGCGAGGCCCTTACCTCCTTTAGCAGTTGTCCGTACATATCAACACAGTTACTGTCCCTAGTTCGTCTGATGTTAAAGGTCTGTCCAGTAGGGTGTCCGGGTAGCTGGGGGAACGTTGCGGTCTCCTTGCGGACGAAGTTCCTTCGTTGAATGTATCTGAGCTTGTTCCCTTTCGGGAGCTGAAGCTTGTCCGTTAGTTCCCCCAGGGTCGATACTCTGCTGTCTACGTATATGTCCCCTACCGTCAGTACCCTGTCTCCACCGTTTAAAGTTGCATGGGTGAATttatggggcgggtttctccgtttctgcggctaagtggcGGCTCGAACGGGGAATCCGCGTGAGGTTTCCTCTGCGCACCTGTCTGTCCTTCCGATAGGGcgcatatccttggatatttagatcccagactCAATCACCTTGCAACCAcggctctgtgatgcccacaacatcatacccgtcaatttcaatgtgcactacaagctcatttaccttgtttcgtatattgtgcgcatttaggtacaactgCCCCCTTCTCATAGATGTCCCCTTACCTGCTGTGCCTGAAATTCGATTCCTGCCGCTTTCCATACTCTGTTCTATtacttgttctggaaactttaccaATCTCCACTGAGTCCTCCCCCAAGGGCCGAGGCTTCTGCAActctacctcctggatccctccACCTGCCTCACTCATAGTTACACCATCCTGTCCCTGATCATTGGCTGAATTCAAGGCAAttaatctaaggggtgtgactgcctcttgTGTCCCCCTGCCAGGTGTATTGCAGCGCcagaagctcagactccagctcatcaactctgagcttaAGTCCCTCAAGCAACCGACATTTGCTATAGATGTGTTCACTAGGAATCACAATGGGGTCCAACAGCTCCCACAATCTCCACCCAGTCCAAAAACAACTGTTCAACACCACTATTTGTTTCCTGTCATCAGCCAGTTTtgcatccatgttgctactgtcccatTTATACCACAAGCactaactttgctcacaagtatGTTGTGCAGCATTTTGTCAAATTTTCTTTATCTTTTGTATTTGAACAGATATCAACAGACAAGATCATTTGTGTCCCTGTACCAGAAGGCTTCTCAATGACCACCATGCAATGGAACAAAAGTGCTCTTAAAGGTCTTAAGCTAAATAGTTTTGATTCTGGATTTAAGACCGACTTGGACCGTGAACAATACAATTTAATGGATCAGTATTGTTATGATCATGCAATTCAGTGGTATTCAAAATATTTCCCATACATAGCTATCATTCACACCCTTGTATTTTTGATAAGCAGTAACTTCTGGTTCAAATTTCCAGGAACAAGTTCCAAAATTGAACATTTTATATCAATCCTTGGAAAATGTTTAGATTCTCAATGGACCACTAAGGCACTTTCAGAAACTGTTTATGAAGATTCAGATCTACAAATTCCACAAAGAACAGTTTTATCAACTGAACCATCCGTATCTTGCTCTTTAAACCTACAACAATCCTCTGatactgccctattactgggacAAAAGGAATCCAGTAATGACAGGATATGTGAGAATGAAGCACAAGCATCATTGTGCAAACCTCCATCTAAGACTTTCAAAACTGTTGGAGGTGGTGTTTATGGTCATGCTGCAGTGAAAATCCTCGATAAAAAAGAGGGTGAACAAGcaaaagcattgtttgaaaaagTCAAAAAGTTTCGTCTTCACACAGAAGAAGGTCATATTCTTTATATGATGTACATAAGACAAACTATTTTGCGTTCTGTTCAAACAATTCTCATTCTCGCCTATTTTGTAACTCGGATTCCTAAAATGAAACACATTGTCCACTGTGTCGATAAAATTCATATCACAGGCTTCACAGaatttttctgcatccatggtctTTGGAGGATATTCAGGATGTTGTCTATCGTGTATGTAGTTGTCATATTCATTTATTGTATAACTTGCACCTACACATTGTACTGGATCTTCTATTTTAAACTGAAGGAATATTCATTTGCATATGTCAGAGAAGAAACTGGAATTGATGACATTCCTGATGTGAAGAATGACTTTGCATTTTTACTACATCTGATTGACCAATATGATAAACTATATGCTCGAAAGTTTGCTGTGTTTCTGTCTGATGTTAGTGAAAACAAACTCCGTCAACTAAACCTGAGCTATGAGTGGACACACGAGAAGCTTCAACAACGTATCGTTACTAATGAAGACAACAAAACCGAATTACATCTCTTTATGCTACCTGGTATTCCCAATAATGTTTATGATATTTATAATCTGGAAGTATTAAAGTTAGAATTTATTAAGGATGTCTCAATTAGTGCAGCCATTTCACAACAAACTTCACTTCAAGAACTGTGGgtatataactgtataataaaggTAGAAAATCGAGCACTTGCATTTTTAAAAGACACAATAACAATTTTAAGAGTTCGGTTTGCAAATGCTTATGAAATACCACAATGGATGTACTGTCTGAAGAATCTCCGTGAACTATACCTGGAAGGAAACTTATTAATCGACAATAAAACTTCCATTGTCCTGCAGTCTTTATGTGACTTAGAACGTCTTAAATCTTTGCACCTGAAATCCAATGTCACCAAAATACCAGCAGCGGTCATTGATGTTGCCCATCACCTTCAGCACCTCTCAATTCACAATCAGGGCAAAAAGTTCACCACTCTTAATGGCCTTAGGAAGATGCTTTGCCTGTCTGTTCTAAAGCTGTATAACTGTGATCTTGAGAGgatcccaagtgctatatttagTTTGAGCAATCTTCAGGAATTGGACCTCAAAGACAACAATCTGAGAACATTAGAGGAACTGGCTAGTTTTCAGCATCTTCGCAAACTCACCACACTCAAACTTCATCACAATAAAATTACACAGATTCCTCTATACATTGCCAAGGCTAGCTCACTGGAAATGCTTTATTTGACCAAAAATGATATTACTTTTCTTCCATCAAATCTATTTAAGCTAACCAGGCTGCGACATCTTGAAATTGGTCACAATAATATTACAAGCATTCCCACTGAAATAGAACAACTGGAAGACCTTCATTACTTTGACATTGAAAGCAACAAAGTATCTGAGCTACCTTTTGAACTGTTTTACTGCACAAAGCTGAGAGTGCTGATACTTTCACACAACCTTTTGACATCCATTCCACCAAAGGTGAAAAATTTGACACAACTGCGGCAACTGGATCTGAAAGGGAACAAATTGCAATACTTGCCACCTGAGCTAGCAAAGTGTCAGTGTTTGAAGAGGAGTCAATTGAATGTGGAAGAGGACATTTTCAACACACTTCCATATGATATCAGAGAAGAGTTTCTAAACAGAATCTAGGTAAAAAGAAGTAAACTTCAATACTTCGATTAAGGTCAAATTAACCATTTTCCTCAGATTTTTAGGCAAATCAGAAGTGCATACTGATTGAATAGATCCTTGTGTTTTTATATTCAACCACAGCAAATTTTTCAAATCAGGTCCTTCACTTTTATAGTATCTTTAATGTAGTGAAATATTTCAAGATGAACACACTCGAAAAAGATATGCCAGCTGGATCAAAAGAAGAGTTAAAGGAGGCCAAATAGAAAAATAGTGTTTTTTAACAACAGATACCGAAGTGTGAAGCTCAGTTGGCTATGGTTCTGCCAAAGGGCCATGAGGACAAGGGGAGGCAGAATAGGAAGAACAGAGAGCAAGCCGAATGCGAGGATTTCtcagagaggggggagaagaagagagaCGAGGAGGGATTTCTAGAAGGGGGTGGTAAATTCAATGTATTAGTGAACAGGGGGCCAATAGAAACTGACAATTTATGTATTGCGAAGCATCCGAGCTTTTGAGAAatggcatctgtggagacagatgcTTGATGAAATGGTTGTTAGAGAAATCTGGAGGTGACAAATCTGTGGATGAGAGTTCAATAGCAATCGGTAGAGACACTTGGGTAGATAAACAGGCAATCTTAGGATCAAATggtaggattatggggagagagcaaCAGGGTGGGACTAATTTGATAGCTCTCAAAAAGCTGCAAGGATATAATGAGATAAATTGTGTTTCTGTGCAGTAGGATTTTATGATTTTTGCGAACAAATTGGAGAAGGTTCTAGTTTATCCTAAGCTTAACATCAGACAAACAGTTATACAGTGATTAAAGACTTGAAGGTGCAGACTGCATGTGGAGTATATTTACAGATGTCTGTTGAAGGGAAGGGTACAGATAAGGAATCAAGTTTGTGGAGCACAACTGAGGTGACATAGCAGCGGAGAAACCAAACTGAACTTGTGATTAAAATAGTGATTGACTATGTCAGAAATTGGGACAAGGAGATGGTGGCCAGGAGTTGAATCTGGAAGGGTTCAAAGCTTTAAGATACGAGTCCCATGGCAGGGGTGAATTGCTGATAATGATGGAGTTTGGAACAAAACTACAGATTATTTGCTCAAGAGAGATGGGTGGGGGTATTGATAGCTACTGAAGCAGCTAAACAGATGTTTAATGTAAGAAAATCCTTGAAATAGTTTATATAGGGTCTGATCTTCCGACCTCGctgtgctggaaaagcagctcgccgcagcaTGGCcagtgaaagccaggagaccctgctaccgggatctacccggctcgcaacgccttgcaagattcaacgtaatctcacgagatgttgcaaTAGGAATTCCGTccataatgggcgggatcagtttttggcaaatctgcatattaaagcaaggCCTCACATTGCCCTGTTTTTTATAAATtgggagctctgctcaccagaactccccgttgtagcgagagatcaggacaccatttttaaatggtgtcacgATTTTGAAGTACACAAAAAAATccctgacctcccaccagcacgAACACAACATGGGAGAGCCTCCACCCCGCGCAACACTCACACCGGGTTACCCCAGCCTGATCGCTCATGtgtaaaaaatgccagcttggcagtgccaacctggcagagtCTCTTTCagtgcagtgccatctgggcaccatggcagtgccaggctggcacccaggttggcagtgccaggtttcccacatgacaccagcagtgccagggcaccaccctgcccaaagggcatgcagctggggacctccaatccccttggagacccccacgagtgcccttttgggaagatcgcacccATAGTCTCCACGATATCCCATGAGCAATATCGCAGTTTAGCTATGAAGAATAAAATGTTGTTCTGTTTTTGGTGATCCAGCCAGATGTTTTGGTACTAGTTTACAACAAGGCCATTTTTGTGCTAGCTATGTTAAAGCTGGCAGGATTCAATGTTGGAATTCTACTGAGGGAAGAACAGATTTTATGGCAAATGTTGGGGATTTGCTAGCGATGTGGGCATTGAAGGCAGAAGTAATGAAGTTGATGAGCAAATTGAGTAGACAAGTTGTACCAAGAGAGCAGAGAAAGTTGGAAATTAAAGTGAAGCAGAATTAATTGAATAGTGAAAGTTGGTGGCAATAAAATTGCAAGCAGAGAGCCAGATGCGGATGTTGATATACCTTATATAAGTTTGAATCACGACAGGAGTGGAGAAAAATCTGATTTAAGAGATGTTGACTTCACTGCGCTCGAGAaaaatgaggccagtgaatagtgggagaggccgaaaacaagAAATGCGCCAGATGCCAAACAGTtagcgatgcaaccagcccgttCCCctgggcaaaatcaggatctcaccaaggcatgccgagaaaccaattatcaccacttaagccctatttccatacagttTATGGGAGCCATCCCTTATCCAATGACCTCCCAtgattcattggcctccccagcaagtggtcacacaacaacagccagaacagtggcatcacaactggctctgttgctcagcaggggaggacaaagtgcaggagagcgatagttattggggactctatagtaaggggcatagataggtgcttctgtggacgtgaaagagacttcaGGATGGCATGGTGCCGGGGCCAAGGAtttctctgaacgaacacagggcaTCCCAAAGAAGGAGGCCGAACAGCCAGAgatcgtagtacacataggtactaacggcataggcaggaagagtgatgagggcctgcagaaggagtttagggagttaggcagtaagctacaAAGCAgggcctctagggttgtaatttcCGGattctccctgtgccacgtgccagcgagGCTAGAAAttggaggatagtgcagctaaacgcGTGGCTAAACTcgtgtgtaggagggagggtccagatttttggaccattgggatctcttccggggcaggtgggacctgtacaagaaggacgggttgcatctaaactggaggagcaccgatatcctggctgggaggtttgctagagccacttgggaggatttaaattagtatggcggggggtgggaaccagaatgtgagcttacAAGGTGTATTAATTGAAGgcgaaatagagaaccaaaataaaagaacaacatcgtcctcaggcagggcagaaaaggtgacaagtgtgaaaagggaggtggtcaatgcaggattgagggcattgtacctaaatgtgtgcagtatatggaacaaggtaaatgacctTGTTGCGCTCATTGAAACTGGACGGTATGAAGTTGTGGGCATcagagagatgtggctgcaaggggatcagggctgggatctaaatatccaaggatatgtgtcctatcgaaaggacaggcagatggtcaaagggggcgggattgcattgttagtaaggaatgaagttacatCGATAGAaaggagcaatataggatcagaacgcatagaatctctgtgggtagagttgaggaatcgcaaacgtaaaaagaccctgatgggagttatgtgcaGTCCCCCAagtagtagtcaggatgtggggcagaaaataaatcgggagatagaaaaggcatgtaaaaaaggcaataatacaataatcatgggggacttcaatatgcaggtggactaggaaaatcaggttggtagtggatcataaggaaaggaatttgtggaatatcgAAGAGATGATTTTTGggtgcagcttgtgacagagcctactagggaacagtcaaatctggatttggtgatgtgtaatgaggcagacttgattagggaacccttcgggagcagtgatcacaatatgatagaatttactctgcagtttgagagggagaagctgcaatcagatgtaatggtattacaattaaataagggtaactacaaagatatgagggaggagctggccagagttgattggaaaaggagcctagcagggaagacggtggaacagcaatggcaggagtttttaataataataatcgcttatcgtcacaagtaggcttcaatgaagttactgtgaaaagcccctagtcaccacattctggcgcctgctcggggaggccggtacaggaatttaacctgcgttgctggcattgttctgcagtacaatccagc encodes:
- the LOC119964389 gene encoding volume-regulated anion channel subunit LRRC8C-like: MFSVVELKYFGDQRATFKILKPWWDVFTDYLTILMLMVAVFGGTLQISTDKIICVPVPEGFSMTTMQWNKSALKGLKLNSFDSGFKTDLDREQYNLMDQYCYDHAIQWYSKYFPYIAIIHTLVFLISSNFWFKFPGTSSKIEHFISILGKCLDSQWTTKALSETVYEDSDLQIPQRTVLSTEPSVSCSLNLQQSSDTALLLGQKESSNDRICENEAQASLCKPPSKTFKTVGGGVYGHAAVKILDKKEGEQAKALFEKVKKFRLHTEEGHILYMMYIRQTILRSVQTILILAYFVTRIPKMKHIVHCVDKIHITGFTEFFCIHGLWRIFRMLSIVYVVVIFIYCITCTYTLYWIFYFKLKEYSFAYVREETGIDDIPDVKNDFAFLLHLIDQYDKLYARKFAVFLSDVSENKLRQLNLSYEWTHEKLQQRIVTNEDNKTELHLFMLPGIPNNVYDIYNLEVLKLEFIKDVSISAAISQQTSLQELWVYNCIIKVENRALAFLKDTITILRVRFANAYEIPQWMYCLKNLRELYLEGNLLIDNKTSIVLQSLCDLERLKSLHLKSNVTKIPAAVIDVAHHLQHLSIHNQGKKFTTLNGLRKMLCLSVLKLYNCDLERIPSAIFSLSNLQELDLKDNNLRTLEELASFQHLRKLTTLKLHHNKITQIPLYIAKASSLEMLYLTKNDITFLPSNLFKLTRLRHLEIGHNNITSIPTEIEQLEDLHYFDIESNKVSELPFELFYCTKLRVLILSHNLLTSIPPKVKNLTQLRQLDLKGNKLQYLPPELAKCQCLKRSQLNVEEDIFNTLPYDIREEFLNRI